The following are from one region of the Pectobacterium actinidiae genome:
- the metC gene encoding cystathionine beta-lyase yields the protein MTSKKTATALVAAGRSKKFTHGSVNPVIQRASSLVFDTVQDKKHATINRAKGALFYGRRGTLTHFSFQEAMVELEGGAGCVLYPCGAAAISNAILSFVAAGDHVLVTGSAYEPTQGFCNNVLSKLNVSTTYFDPLIGAGIAELIQPNTKVVFLESPGSITMEVHDVPAIVQAVRRINPDIIVMIDNTWAAGILFRAFDFDIDISIQSATKYIVGHSDAMIGTAVANERCLAQLREHSYLMGQMVDADTAYVASRGLRTLGIRLKQHQESSIRIAKWLSEQPEVAVVNHPALPECKGHEFYVRDFKGCNGLFSFVLKEKLSKEALAHYLDNFEHFSMAYSWGGFESLILANQPEDLAAIRPAGGVDFTGTLIRLHIGLEDSDDLIDDLAAGFSRLNA from the coding sequence ATGACAAGCAAAAAAACGGCAACAGCATTAGTCGCCGCAGGACGCAGCAAGAAATTCACCCACGGCTCCGTCAACCCTGTTATTCAGCGCGCGTCTTCTTTGGTATTCGATACCGTACAGGACAAAAAACACGCCACGATTAACCGTGCCAAGGGAGCGCTGTTCTATGGCCGCCGTGGCACGTTGACCCATTTCTCGTTTCAGGAAGCGATGGTCGAACTGGAAGGCGGCGCAGGCTGTGTGTTGTATCCATGCGGTGCAGCGGCTATCTCTAACGCGATTCTCTCTTTCGTCGCGGCGGGTGACCATGTGTTAGTGACCGGTTCAGCCTATGAACCCACACAGGGTTTCTGTAATAATGTCCTCAGTAAGCTGAACGTCAGCACTACCTATTTCGATCCACTCATCGGTGCCGGTATTGCCGAATTGATCCAGCCTAATACCAAAGTCGTCTTTCTCGAATCGCCCGGCTCCATCACCATGGAAGTACACGATGTACCCGCCATCGTCCAAGCCGTGCGCCGCATCAACCCCGACATTATTGTCATGATTGATAATACCTGGGCGGCAGGTATTTTATTCAGGGCATTCGACTTTGATATTGATATCTCCATTCAGTCCGCCACCAAATATATTGTCGGGCATTCCGATGCCATGATCGGTACGGCGGTCGCTAACGAGCGCTGCCTGGCGCAACTTCGGGAACACTCTTACCTGATGGGACAAATGGTCGATGCTGACACCGCCTATGTCGCCAGCCGTGGCCTGCGTACGCTGGGCATTAGACTCAAACAGCATCAGGAAAGCAGCATTCGCATTGCAAAATGGCTGTCGGAGCAACCCGAAGTCGCGGTGGTTAACCACCCGGCCTTACCAGAGTGCAAAGGGCATGAATTCTACGTACGCGACTTTAAGGGCTGCAACGGCCTGTTCTCGTTTGTGTTGAAAGAGAAATTGAGCAAAGAGGCGCTGGCGCACTATCTGGATAACTTTGAACACTTCAGCATGGCGTACTCCTGGGGCGGCTTTGAGTCGCTGATTCTGGCGAATCAGCCGGAAGATCTGGCAGCCATCCGTCCTGCTGGCGGTGTGGATTTTACTGGCACTCTCATTCGGTTACATATTGGACTTGAAGACAGTGACGATCTGATCGACGATCTGGCCGCAGGTTTTAGCCGACTGAACGCTTAG
- a CDS encoding TetR/AcrR family transcriptional regulator has translation MRKKTEARRLQFVMAAGKLFMDHGFAAVTMESIAAEATSSKVTLYNYFSSKEALFEAYLLEAGKGMVERLLDSSTNGQTRDETLHHLGRSYLELVTKPDIVALNRLTIGEAGRFPELSRLFYTLGPKRTLSSIEEVMSQLMEKGWIRQAEVRKVSLHFKALCEAEMLERILWGLEPVEVEPDVLEAAALSGVEAFIQLYGKE, from the coding sequence ATGCGTAAAAAAACAGAAGCTAGGCGTTTGCAATTCGTGATGGCGGCAGGAAAGTTATTTATGGATCATGGGTTTGCTGCGGTGACGATGGAGTCTATTGCGGCGGAGGCGACCAGCTCTAAAGTGACGCTGTATAACTACTTTTCCTCCAAGGAAGCGCTGTTTGAAGCCTATCTTCTCGAAGCGGGCAAGGGAATGGTGGAGCGACTGCTGGATTCGTCAACGAATGGTCAGACGCGCGACGAAACGCTGCACCATCTGGGACGATCCTATCTGGAACTGGTGACGAAACCCGATATTGTGGCGTTAAACCGTCTGACGATCGGCGAAGCCGGGCGTTTCCCTGAATTATCGCGCCTGTTCTATACGCTGGGCCCAAAGAGAACACTTTCCAGTATCGAAGAAGTCATGAGCCAACTGATGGAAAAAGGATGGATACGTCAGGCTGAAGTACGTAAGGTCTCCCTGCATTTTAAAGCGCTGTGTGAGGCGGAAATGCTGGAAAGGATATTGTGGGGTCTCGAACCGGTTGAGGTTGAACCTGACGTGCTGGAAGCCGCTGCTCTATCTGGCGTGGAAGCATTTATTCAGCTGTATGGTAAGGAATAG
- a CDS encoding NADPH-dependent oxidoreductase, giving the protein MNKTIELFTSHRSERSYLDKAIPDDVLDAIIQSAHLAPTSVNSQQVSLIVTRDPERKARIAELAGGQPWIAKAPVFITVVLDMHKTQVGIAMSDKQQHAHESIESLIAGTTDVGIALGTLMAAARSFGLGIVPIGGIRRDPQAMIDFLELPELTFPVAGVAIGYVDTPAHQKPRLPLNSFRHDESYHQDVLPAAIEQYNQTLVAHWQQTGRADGDNWGDNTASYYQHIYFPKVLPAILQQGFKLDK; this is encoded by the coding sequence ATGAATAAAACGATTGAGCTGTTCACCTCACACCGCAGTGAACGTAGCTATCTTGATAAAGCGATTCCCGATGACGTGCTGGATGCCATTATTCAGTCTGCCCATCTGGCACCGACGTCCGTGAACTCTCAGCAGGTCTCGCTCATCGTCACCCGTGACCCGGAACGTAAAGCACGTATTGCCGAATTGGCCGGCGGCCAGCCGTGGATTGCCAAAGCGCCCGTCTTCATTACCGTAGTGCTGGACATGCATAAAACACAGGTCGGGATTGCCATGAGCGACAAACAGCAGCACGCGCATGAAAGCATAGAAAGCCTGATCGCTGGCACCACAGATGTCGGCATCGCGCTCGGCACGCTGATGGCCGCCGCACGCTCATTCGGACTGGGCATCGTCCCAATTGGCGGTATCCGTCGCGACCCACAGGCGATGATCGATTTTCTTGAACTGCCTGAACTGACGTTCCCCGTTGCAGGCGTCGCTATTGGCTATGTTGATACCCCAGCGCATCAGAAACCGCGCCTGCCGCTGAATTCCTTCCGCCATGATGAAAGCTATCATCAGGACGTTCTGCCTGCGGCGATTGAGCAATACAACCAAACGCTGGTGGCACACTGGCAGCAAACCGGCCGCGCAGACGGCGACAACTGGGGTGATAACACCGCCAGTTACTATCAGCACATCTACTTCCCGAAAGTCTTGCCCGCGATCCTCCAACAGGGCTTTAAACTGGATAAATAA
- a CDS encoding carotenoid oxygenase family protein, protein MSLQFPNIPEFTGLYQPSRVEVSVVDLEVEGTLPEAIKGTFYQVAPDPHYPPMLGKDIFFNGDGIVSAFRFENGRVSLQRRYVETERLKAQRREHRSLNGTYRNVYTNDPLAADNNTTANTTVIEHNGVLLAMKEDALPWAMDLDTLETLGEWDFHGQITSATFTAHPKVDPDTGALLCFAYEAKGEATPDIAYFEISAEGKLVREIWFQAPYAAMIHDFAVTQNYVVFPIIPLTADLDRMKSGGQHFQWQPDLPQLFGIVPRDGSADDVRWFYGPANGFQGHTLNAYEEGSKIFVDMPVTNGNVFYFFPEEGGYVPPPEALKAALMRWTFDLNADDTTVTPQLLTRTPFPCEFPRCDERYSGKPYHYGFTLAYDPQLPFDTATLGAPPFQFFNQLARINVVTGESEMWYPGDAQCFQEPIFIPRHAQAAEGDGWVVCVMNDLRKRTSDLIILDTAQWTQGPVARVKVPFRLRMSLHGNWSGK, encoded by the coding sequence ATGAGCCTGCAATTCCCAAACATTCCCGAATTCACCGGACTTTATCAACCGAGTCGTGTTGAAGTCAGCGTCGTCGATCTCGAAGTCGAAGGGACGCTTCCGGAAGCGATCAAAGGCACCTTTTATCAGGTTGCTCCCGATCCTCACTACCCGCCGATGCTGGGCAAAGATATTTTCTTCAACGGCGACGGTATCGTCAGTGCTTTCCGCTTTGAGAACGGCAGAGTCAGCCTACAACGGCGCTATGTTGAAACCGAACGCCTAAAAGCACAGCGACGTGAGCATCGCTCCTTAAACGGTACTTACCGCAACGTCTATACCAACGACCCGCTGGCAGCCGACAACAACACCACCGCCAACACGACGGTGATCGAACATAATGGCGTTCTGCTGGCAATGAAGGAAGATGCCTTACCGTGGGCAATGGATCTGGATACGCTGGAAACGCTGGGTGAATGGGATTTTCACGGGCAAATCACGTCGGCAACCTTCACTGCCCACCCGAAAGTGGATCCGGATACAGGCGCTCTGCTTTGCTTCGCCTATGAAGCAAAAGGCGAAGCAACGCCTGATATTGCCTATTTTGAAATCAGTGCCGAAGGCAAACTGGTACGAGAGATCTGGTTTCAGGCTCCCTATGCCGCCATGATCCACGACTTTGCCGTCACGCAAAATTACGTCGTTTTCCCCATCATTCCGCTGACTGCCGATCTTGATCGTATGAAAAGCGGCGGCCAACACTTCCAATGGCAGCCAGACCTGCCACAACTGTTCGGTATCGTGCCGCGGGACGGTTCCGCCGATGATGTACGCTGGTTTTACGGCCCGGCAAACGGCTTCCAGGGGCATACGCTTAACGCTTATGAAGAAGGCAGCAAAATTTTCGTCGATATGCCCGTGACCAACGGTAACGTCTTTTACTTTTTCCCAGAGGAAGGCGGCTACGTCCCGCCGCCAGAAGCGCTGAAAGCGGCGCTGATGCGCTGGACTTTTGATCTGAACGCAGACGATACGACTGTCACTCCGCAATTGCTGACCCGTACACCTTTCCCATGCGAATTCCCACGATGCGATGAGCGCTACAGCGGCAAACCTTATCATTACGGTTTCACGCTGGCTTACGATCCGCAGCTGCCTTTTGATACCGCGACGCTCGGTGCTCCACCATTCCAGTTTTTCAACCAGTTGGCCCGCATCAATGTAGTCACGGGGGAAAGTGAAATGTGGTATCCGGGCGATGCACAATGTTTTCAGGAACCGATCTTCATTCCGCGCCATGCACAGGCGGCGGAAGGCGACGGATGGGTCGTCTGCGTCATGAACGACCTGAGAAAACGCACATCGGATTTGATCATCCTCGATACCGCTCAATGGACTCAAGGGCCGGTCGCAAGAGTAAAAGTCCCTTTCCGTCTACGGATGTCCCTGCACGGCAACTGGTCAGGAAAATAA
- a CDS encoding GntR family transcriptional regulator, whose protein sequence is MRELLLWVRDQLAGAPSAPRYMQLASLLESEIGRRKTLFGQFLPAERLIAQQLGLSRVTVSRSLSLLEEKGLIVRQQGVGTRVAQRLNYALSADDEGFTALILKQGGVAGSLWLEKAIQVPPAAIAAKMSLPEGEAVTYLRRVRLSNGEPVSLETTWIPQKFLPDPEALEQSLYQYWVTRGITPDKKRYRFKAIACAEEVAELLGIAVASPALYCQLHVYNERGELLEYSEAHCRSDVYEIQFAD, encoded by the coding sequence ATGCGGGAATTACTGCTTTGGGTCAGGGATCAACTGGCTGGAGCGCCGTCGGCGCCTCGCTATATGCAGCTCGCGTCGTTGCTTGAATCAGAAATCGGCCGCCGTAAGACGTTATTTGGCCAGTTTTTACCCGCCGAAAGACTGATTGCGCAGCAGTTGGGATTGTCGCGCGTAACGGTTTCCCGTTCCCTGTCTCTGCTGGAAGAAAAAGGGCTGATTGTGCGCCAGCAGGGAGTGGGAACCCGAGTGGCTCAGCGGCTTAACTACGCGTTGAGCGCTGATGATGAAGGGTTCACCGCGCTGATATTGAAACAAGGCGGCGTCGCTGGCAGCCTCTGGTTAGAAAAGGCAATACAGGTGCCGCCTGCTGCCATCGCCGCAAAAATGTCTCTGCCGGAAGGCGAGGCCGTCACTTATCTGCGGCGCGTCCGGCTCAGCAATGGTGAGCCGGTTTCGCTGGAAACGACCTGGATACCGCAAAAATTCCTGCCCGACCCGGAAGCGCTTGAGCAGTCTCTCTATCAATATTGGGTGACGCGTGGCATCACGCCGGACAAAAAACGCTATCGTTTCAAAGCGATTGCCTGTGCGGAAGAGGTTGCTGAACTTCTTGGTATTGCGGTGGCGTCACCTGCGCTGTATTGCCAACTGCATGTTTATAACGAGCGGGGTGAACTGCTGGAATACAGTGAGGCACATTGCCGTAGCGATGTGTATGAGATTCAGTTTGCCGATTAG
- the dkgA gene encoding 2,5-didehydrogluconate reductase DkgA: MTQPKVKLADGNIMPQLGLGVWRASSEDTVIAVTEALSIGYRAIDTAAIYKNEEAVGQALSSANLPREEVFITTKLWNGDHTDPQKALEESLRKLRLDYIDLYLIHWPLPQQNTFVDAWRGLIKLQEQGLAKSIGVSNFHIHHLQRLKEETGVLPVIDQVELHPLLQQRQLHSWNATHHIQTESWSPLAQGGEGVFDHPIIRKLASKYGKTPAQIVIRWHLDSGLVVIPKSVTPARIKENFEVFDFRLDKDELGEIAKLDSGKRLGSDPDEPRND, encoded by the coding sequence ATGACGCAACCGAAAGTTAAGCTGGCGGACGGCAATATCATGCCCCAGTTGGGCCTTGGTGTCTGGCGAGCAAGCAGTGAGGACACAGTGATCGCCGTGACTGAAGCCTTGTCCATCGGTTATCGGGCGATCGATACCGCCGCAATCTATAAGAACGAAGAAGCCGTCGGTCAGGCACTGAGTTCCGCGAATCTGCCGCGTGAAGAAGTATTCATCACCACCAAGCTCTGGAATGGCGATCACACCGATCCCCAAAAGGCGCTGGAAGAGAGTCTGAGAAAACTTCGGTTAGATTACATCGATCTCTACCTGATTCACTGGCCGCTCCCGCAACAGAACACCTTCGTGGATGCCTGGCGCGGGCTCATCAAACTCCAGGAACAAGGTCTGGCGAAAAGTATCGGCGTCAGTAATTTCCATATTCACCACTTACAGCGGTTAAAAGAAGAAACGGGCGTCTTGCCGGTTATCGATCAGGTGGAGTTACATCCTCTGCTCCAGCAAAGGCAACTTCATTCCTGGAACGCCACACACCATATCCAGACAGAATCCTGGAGCCCGCTGGCGCAGGGTGGCGAAGGCGTCTTTGACCACCCTATTATCCGTAAACTGGCAAGCAAATACGGAAAAACGCCAGCACAGATCGTGATCCGCTGGCATCTGGACAGCGGGCTGGTGGTGATTCCTAAATCGGTGACGCCTGCACGCATCAAGGAAAACTTCGAGGTGTTTGATTTCCGTCTGGATAAAGACGAACTGGGGGAAATTGCCAAGCTGGACAGCGGGAAGCGTCTGGGCTCGGACCCTGACGAACCCAGAAACGACTAA
- the yqhD gene encoding alcohol dehydrogenase: protein MLNFTLHTPTKILFGEGQIAELGKEIPADARILITYGGGSVKHNGVLDQVYRALEGRNVREFSGIEPNPTYETLMKAVEVVRAEKIDFLLAVGGGSVVDGTKFIAAAADYQAAQDPWHILQTGGAEIDRGVAMAAVLTLPATGSESNNGSVITRKSTNDKLAFRSRHTQPLFAVLDPVVTYTLPARQIANGVVDAFVHTVEQYLTYSVDAKVQDRFAEGLLLTLVEEGPRALAEPENYKVRANVMWSATMALNGLIGAGVPQDWSTHMLGHELTALHGLDHAQTLAIVLPAMLTARKAQKRDKLLQYAERVWNLRDGSEDQRIDNAIAATRDFFEKMGVPTRMSDYQLDGSSIPTLVAKLGEHGLTALGEHRDITLEESQKIYEAAR, encoded by the coding sequence ATGCTAAATTTCACACTTCATACCCCTACCAAGATTTTGTTTGGCGAAGGCCAAATTGCTGAATTAGGCAAAGAAATTCCTGCCGATGCCCGCATCCTCATCACCTACGGCGGCGGCAGCGTGAAGCACAATGGCGTGTTGGATCAGGTTTACCGCGCCTTAGAAGGCCGCAACGTACGCGAATTTTCCGGCATTGAGCCTAACCCGACTTATGAAACACTGATGAAAGCCGTCGAGGTCGTCCGGGCAGAGAAGATTGATTTCCTGCTGGCGGTTGGCGGTGGTTCTGTGGTTGATGGCACGAAATTTATCGCGGCTGCCGCAGATTATCAGGCCGCGCAGGATCCGTGGCACATTCTGCAAACCGGTGGGGCGGAAATCGATCGCGGCGTCGCGATGGCAGCCGTGCTCACCCTGCCAGCGACGGGCTCGGAATCCAACAACGGGTCAGTCATCACCCGTAAATCGACCAACGATAAGCTCGCTTTCCGCTCACGCCACACGCAGCCCCTTTTCGCAGTGCTTGACCCGGTCGTGACGTACACCCTGCCCGCTCGCCAGATCGCAAACGGCGTGGTCGACGCCTTCGTTCACACCGTTGAGCAGTACCTGACGTATTCCGTCGATGCCAAAGTACAGGATCGTTTTGCGGAAGGTTTACTGCTGACGCTGGTTGAAGAAGGCCCGCGCGCACTGGCTGAACCGGAGAACTACAAGGTCAGAGCCAATGTAATGTGGAGCGCTACCATGGCGTTGAATGGCCTGATTGGCGCAGGCGTGCCGCAGGATTGGTCAACCCACATGCTGGGACACGAATTAACGGCGCTGCACGGTCTTGACCATGCCCAGACGCTGGCTATCGTTCTGCCTGCCATGCTAACAGCAAGAAAAGCCCAGAAGCGCGACAAACTGCTGCAATACGCCGAGCGCGTCTGGAATCTGCGTGACGGTAGCGAAGATCAGCGCATCGACAACGCGATTGCCGCCACGCGTGATTTCTTCGAGAAAATGGGCGTGCCAACCCGCATGTCTGACTATCAGTTGGATGGCAGTTCCATTCCAACGCTGGTCGCCAAACTCGGCGAACACGGCCTAACTGCGCTAGGCGAGCACCGCGACATTACGCTAGAAGAAAGCCAGAAGATTTACGAAGCGGCGCGCTAA
- a CDS encoding AraC family transcriptional regulator — MSTERQGEQLVQKQAEPQQTVRQRIVQQAIRCSTKSWATPSLVPQVKILYTEQHHPRVPVMYEPTIVIIFQGQKIGYLGGKTFQYDPENYLLMTVPLPFECETIASVEHPLVGMAIRIDIQMLQDLLIDIGDDDSAVRPCSCTCGVNSAPLTDEILCAVERLLDAMDNPRDARVLGPTIVREIIYHMLCGERGAALQALVNRHTHFSQIAKSLRRIENHYADSLNVEQLAAEVNMSVSAFHHNFKAVTNTSPLQYLKSYRLHKARVMMINDGLRAGVAAARVGYESVSQFSREFKRYFGATPSDEVTRVKASNMLAEES; from the coding sequence ATGTCGACAGAACGCCAAGGCGAGCAGCTTGTTCAGAAACAGGCAGAGCCGCAACAGACGGTGCGGCAGCGCATCGTGCAGCAAGCAATACGCTGTTCAACCAAAAGCTGGGCTACGCCGTCGCTCGTGCCGCAGGTCAAAATTCTTTATACGGAACAGCATCATCCGCGTGTGCCGGTGATGTATGAACCGACGATTGTCATCATTTTTCAGGGCCAAAAGATTGGCTATCTGGGCGGAAAAACCTTCCAGTATGACCCGGAAAACTACCTGTTGATGACCGTGCCGCTGCCGTTCGAATGTGAAACGATAGCCAGCGTCGAGCACCCGCTGGTGGGAATGGCGATCCGTATCGATATCCAGATGCTTCAGGATTTGCTGATCGACATTGGTGACGACGACAGCGCCGTCCGACCTTGTTCCTGCACATGCGGAGTGAACAGCGCGCCGCTGACCGATGAGATTCTGTGCGCCGTTGAACGGCTGCTGGATGCGATGGATAACCCGCGTGATGCCCGCGTGCTGGGCCCGACGATTGTGCGCGAGATTATCTATCATATGCTCTGTGGCGAGCGCGGTGCGGCGTTACAGGCGTTGGTGAATCGACACACGCACTTCAGCCAGATAGCCAAGTCTTTACGACGTATTGAAAACCACTACGCCGATAGCCTGAATGTGGAACAGCTGGCGGCTGAAGTGAACATGAGCGTCTCGGCGTTTCACCATAACTTTAAGGCCGTTACCAACACATCGCCGTTGCAGTACCTGAAATCCTACCGTTTGCACAAAGCACGCGTAATGATGATCAACGATGGTTTGAGAGCGGGCGTCGCGGCCGCTCGCGTTGGGTATGAGAGCGTGTCGCAGTTTAGTCGGGAATTTAAGCGCTATTTCGGTGCGACGCCGAGTGATGAAGTCACGAGAGTAAAGGCCAGTAACATGCTGGCTGAGGAAAGCTGA
- the ftsP gene encoding cell division protein FtsP produces the protein MSLSRRQFIQASGLALCAGMTPLAAKASGSPAALPIPPLLESRRGQPLFLTMQRAHWAFSGDRKTSIWGINGRYLGPTVRVYDGDDVKLIYSNRLNEPVAMTIGGLQVPGPLMGGAARIISPGTDWSPVLPVRQPAATCWYHANTPNRMAPHIYNGLAGLWLVEDRASKSLPLPNHYGVDDFPLIIQDKRLDNFGVPLYNPPSNGGFVGDSLLVNGVQNPFVEVSRGWVRLRLLNASNSRRYVMRLSDGRAMHVIASDQGLLPAPMAVNQLSLAPGERREILIDMSQGEEVTLAAGESAGIMDRLRGLFEPSSILISTQILTLKPTGLLPLVTDNLPMRLLADNIIEGSISRTREFRLGDSLPGINGAMWDMTRADVQTQLGRCERWIIHADTPQAFHIQGVKFLVRSANGGPPVVEDSGWKDTVWVDNDVELLVYFTQPSSMAFPFLYYSQTLELADRGSTGQLIVQSAM, from the coding sequence ATGTCACTCAGCCGACGTCAGTTTATTCAGGCATCGGGTCTTGCGTTATGTGCGGGTATGACGCCGCTGGCAGCGAAAGCCAGTGGGAGTCCCGCCGCATTGCCGATACCGCCATTACTGGAGTCGCGCCGAGGCCAGCCGCTTTTTCTGACGATGCAGCGTGCCCATTGGGCATTCTCCGGTGACCGCAAGACCTCCATTTGGGGAATCAACGGCCGTTATTTAGGGCCGACGGTGCGAGTGTATGACGGCGACGATGTTAAGCTGATTTACAGTAACCGCCTGAATGAACCTGTCGCGATGACGATCGGCGGGTTGCAGGTGCCGGGGCCGCTGATGGGCGGCGCGGCTCGCATCATCTCTCCGGGAACCGATTGGTCGCCAGTGTTACCCGTTCGTCAGCCTGCGGCGACCTGCTGGTATCATGCGAATACACCGAATCGCATGGCTCCACATATCTATAACGGGCTGGCTGGACTATGGCTGGTAGAAGACCGTGCCAGTAAATCCCTGCCGCTTCCCAATCACTACGGTGTTGATGATTTCCCATTGATTATTCAGGATAAACGACTGGATAACTTTGGTGTCCCTCTCTATAACCCACCTTCTAACGGCGGGTTTGTGGGGGACTCGCTGCTCGTTAACGGTGTGCAAAATCCGTTTGTTGAAGTCTCCCGTGGCTGGGTTCGCCTGAGATTGCTGAATGCGTCGAACTCCCGGCGTTATGTGATGCGGCTGAGCGATGGCCGGGCGATGCATGTGATCGCCAGCGATCAAGGGCTATTACCCGCGCCAATGGCGGTGAACCAGCTTTCTCTTGCGCCCGGCGAACGGCGCGAAATCCTGATCGACATGTCGCAAGGCGAAGAGGTTACGTTGGCGGCAGGCGAGTCGGCCGGGATTATGGATCGTCTGCGCGGATTGTTTGAGCCTTCCAGCATCCTGATTTCGACTCAAATACTCACGCTGAAACCGACGGGTCTGTTGCCATTAGTCACGGACAACTTGCCTATGCGTTTGCTGGCCGACAACATCATTGAAGGCAGCATCAGCCGCACGCGCGAGTTCCGTCTGGGTGACAGTCTGCCCGGTATCAACGGCGCGATGTGGGACATGACGCGCGCCGATGTGCAAACCCAGCTTGGCCGCTGTGAGCGCTGGATAATCCATGCGGACACGCCGCAGGCTTTCCATATTCAGGGCGTCAAATTCCTGGTTCGCAGCGCGAATGGTGGCCCTCCGGTGGTGGAAGACAGCGGCTGGAAAGATACGGTGTGGGTGGATAACGATGTCGAGCTGCTGGTTTATTTCACGCAGCCTTCCTCAATGGCGTTCCCCTTCCTGTATTACAGCCAGACGCTGGAACTGGCCGATCGTGGCTCGACGGGGCAGCTTATCGTACAGTCTGCGATGTAA
- a CDS encoding DedA family protein → MSVVHDIIQALWQQDFSALADPHVIWVVYGILFTTLFLENGLLPASFLPGDSLLLLTGAMIAKGVMSFFPTMILLTVAASLGCWLSYLQGRWLSDTRLVKGWLLQLPAHYHQRAHHLFHRHGLMALLVGRFLAFIRTLLPTMAGISGLNNTRFQIFNWLSGLLWVGGIVTLGYALSHIPLVKRYEDQVMTALILLPIILLVSGLIGMAVVVWRKKRAVA, encoded by the coding sequence ATGAGTGTGGTTCACGACATTATTCAGGCGCTCTGGCAGCAGGATTTTAGTGCACTGGCCGATCCCCACGTCATTTGGGTGGTGTACGGCATTCTGTTCACGACGCTATTTTTGGAAAACGGCCTGCTCCCTGCCTCTTTTTTGCCCGGCGATAGCCTGTTGCTGCTCACCGGTGCCATGATTGCCAAAGGCGTGATGAGCTTTTTCCCTACGATGATTCTGCTCACCGTCGCCGCCAGCCTCGGCTGTTGGCTCAGCTACCTGCAAGGGCGCTGGCTGAGTGATACGCGTTTGGTGAAAGGCTGGCTGTTACAGCTTCCCGCCCATTACCACCAGCGCGCCCATCACCTGTTCCACCGCCACGGCCTGATGGCGTTGCTGGTTGGCCGCTTTTTAGCGTTTATCCGCACGCTGCTGCCAACGATGGCGGGGATTTCGGGATTAAATAATACGCGCTTTCAGATTTTCAACTGGCTCAGCGGGCTGCTGTGGGTCGGGGGGATTGTCACGCTCGGCTACGCACTCAGCCACATTCCGCTGGTCAAACGCTATGAAGATCAGGTCATGACCGCGCTGATCCTGCTCCCGATTATCTTGCTGGTTAGCGGCCTGATCGGCATGGCTGTCGTGGTGTGGCGCAAAAAACGTGCGGTCGCCTAA